The genome window tcaaaataaaaaaaaatcataatcacTAATGTACAAGTCtaaaaaatgtgaaagcatatataaacatgCAAGGTTCGTCAACCTTAAAACGTAACtcccttcattttgcatatccttgaacaTTTGGTATTTTATAGTAATGTACTAACATTAATTCATTAGGCTTTTATTTTGGAGTAtataatacttgaaagacaaatgtttttttttattattttttttatgttttgaagtgaaatttatgtgacaatgtggtatgcatatacaaatttagtattatgcttcttttttttgtcaaattatgtttttcattttcattatttttttatttaaaaatattttgtttaaCAGGTAACGAGTCGGTCATATTACTTGCTAATATTAATGGGTCGatatcgggtcgggtcatattataTGCTTACTTTAATGGATGCTTCATGACACGACTCGTTAAAATATCAAGTATAACACAAAAACGACACAAGCACAAAAAAACACTACACAAATGTCAGGTCTAATTGTAACATAGCATTACCCCGTCACCACCAATTGTTGTGGAGGCTTTTGGGCGTCCCCATAAGAGTCAATGAAGACAATATAGGGTGCACGATACCTCCTAAGGCTGCTGTATTCTTTTGCTAAATTTTAGGGCATATTccatttaaaattctaattaccGAATAGGTATGATCTTTCAAATTATGAATTGTGTTAACCCTCAAGCTAACAAAGACCAGTATGGTTGTGTGAGTTGGCCCTTGGTGGGCTCGGGGTTAGGATGATAAAAACATAACAACAATATTTAATTAGTTCACCCTTCAAAATTGGGCTATGTCCGCTGAGTCTCTCGTATATATTGAATAAAAGGGTTACACATATTGCTTGGCTTTAGACACTCTCTTTTCCCTCCTCATTTGTCATGCATGTTCTAAATGGTATCTGTCCTCCTTATATAAGCCCTCAATGAGCCCCAATTCTCTGGGCCCGAGTCTTCCATTACCTTTGCATTTAATGTGCCAGATATGTAGACCTAACCTAGTAGATGCCCCTCCATTATTTAGAAGAAACATGGCAATGAAGTGACATCTATTATGGTCCACTTGCATGTTTCCTTGGAACAACGGATACTGAGCGCCTTGCTCGGCCTTGGTGTTGGTGGGAATTCACACATGAGCAATTAACTTGTCATCCTTTACGTCCCTTCATAGGCATCTGTTTTCTCTGATAGTTGTCACGTGACCTGGAGTGGACATCTAAGTAGGCATGGCCCTATGTTCTGAGGCTCTGTGCTATAAAGTTGTCAGTATACCAACTTGCTTCTGCGATCGGAAAACACTTTATAGGGAAGCGCTTGGCTTCATAGCTAGCAAACAAGCTAGACCGCCGAGCTATCACTTTTAGCACTCGGGATCATCCTTCCCATTTCTATTGGGCTTGGTCTTCCTTTCATCGGGCTTCTCTTCTTTTGGGCCTTTCTTTTAGGCATGTGTTCCTTTGAGCCTCTTTGGGTTGGAAAGGACCATGCGTTAACAACTTTTTAAGGGTAATCTTAATTAGACTAAgattcttgaattttgtttagaTTTAAATTACATAATGATTTAGGACAAGAattaaaattggattttaattaGGATTCCCTATTTTGTAGGAAACCTATTCCTACAAGAAAACCAATTTAATTAatagttaattaaattatttatttaataaagaTCTTAATATGGTTAGgagaattaaattaaaattaaaataggaaaccaaattaggaaattaaaatttttcccCTCCCACTTAATAATTTCGGCACGCATAGCTTTATAGGGCTTGAGTTTCTTGGCGTaccaactatatatatatatatatatatatatatatatccaacaAATTTGCATCGCAACTAGAGTAAAAAGGTTAAATGGTTCAGCGAAAAGGTATGCAACAATTTCCTGGAGATCTTAGGGATTCCGTAATCGTGATCGTGCATTGTATATCGTGtgatcagaaatcatttcacaatttaaaatttaaaatttaatataaacagtacctaatgaaaactgaccgcacgatatacgatgaacgatcatGATCACAAGATCCTTAAGATCCCCAGTAAAAGGATCCTCGGGCTTATTGGTCCAAACTTTCAAGATTGGCTCTGCAATCTTCGTTATGTCTTAACTATTGAAAAGTTAGTGTTCCATATGGATGAGGACCTTCGTATTGAGAAGTTATCTGATAACTCCACtcaacatgaaaagcatgagaGGAAGACTTTGTTGGAGGCCAATGagatggacaaggattgtctgcccttcacTTTCGGTGCCCTTCTTGTGCCCTCATGTTTTATGTGGTCACTGTTAAGCCACGTCCAAAGGCGGAGCCACAGTGGGGTCAATGGGGTCGCATGACCCCTTGTAAGCCATGGAAATAACCTTAGACGTCCCTTGGAGCTGCTGGTTCGACCCCTTAGAGCTGCTGGTGCGACCTCTTGGAGCTGCACACCACTTGTTCGACGGAATgtttgaaagaagaaagaaggcagCCTTGCAggttgaagaagaaagaagagggcgcgtgggccttttttttttttttttaaacaacctgggcaaaacgacgtcgttttggctcaggcaatttttttttaaatgacttggCCAACACGACGTTGTTTTGGGCCAggtctaaaaagaaaaaaaaaaggcagctCTATTCTTCTTTCACAGATCCAACTCCCCCATTCCAAAACccctaattttcttttgttttctcctcCTCCAACCCTAAGTTCCAAACtcaatcccccccccccccccaaaccctcaactccatctcctcccttgCTTTCGCCATTGAGGTGCCGcgctgtggtggtggtggtgtcgcACCAACTCTCTTTATATTTGCTCATTGACATTGTTATTGTGAAATTTCACAATTCAAGTAAGTTCTAAACCCTATGTATAATGTatgatatatttaatttaattgaaacctaattcatatttattttgattatattggtgatttgattacattgtgagtttttattttcattattttgtatatgtagaatatatttaatttaattgaaattcaattcatatttattttgattatattgatggtttgtttattgtgagtttttattttcattattttgtatatgtagaatatctttaatttaattgaaatccaattcatatttattttgattatgttgatggtttgtttatattgtgagtttttattttcattattttgtatatgtagaatatatttaatttaattgaaatccaattcatatttattttgattatgttgatggtttgtgtatattgtgagtttttattttcattattttgtatatgtagaatatatttaatttaattgaaatccaattcatatttattttgattgtgttgatggtttgtttatattgtgagtatttattttgaatattttgtatatgtagaattattatggaacggttttttaagagaaagtcaTCATCGGGTTTGGGTAATTCGAATAATGTTGATAGTTCAAATACTGTTGGTAGTTCAAGAACTCCAAGTTCAAGACAAAGTCAGTTAGATGATGTTTTGGGTAATCTTCAAGCGGATCCTGGATTAAGAATTCAAATGATAGATTATGATGCTAATATGAGAGATGAGGTATGAAGATCATATCTACAAAAAGGACCTTGTCAACCTAGAGGTCATAATTTCCCAATAACTAATATGTCGGGAATTAATCAACGCTTCATTCCCCAAtggtttgatgagtttgattggttggagtataatatatctaaagatgcggcattttgtctctattgctatctctttaaaaccaattttgaaCAAGTGGGTAGTGAAGCTTTCACTAGAAATGGATTTAAGACttggaagaaagggagagaaagatttaaGATGCATGTTGGATCGGTTGGGAGTGTTCATAATAAGGCTACAGAAGCTgctacaaatttgatgaatcaagCTACACATATTGAAACGGCAGTGAGCAAACACTCTGACCAAGCTTCGTAAGGCTTATCGCACATGCTTGAATGCATCAATCAAGTGCACTAAGTTTTTATTGCGACAAGGTTTTGCTTTTCGTGGCCATGATGAAAGTGCCACTTCAAGCAATAGGGGAAATTACTTGGAGCTATTGCAATTCCTTGCATATAATGATGATAAAGTTAGAGAAGTTGTGATGGAAAATGCTCCGGGGAATCTCAAATTACTAGATCCTtccattaaaaaagaaattgtgaattcatGTGCCCTTAAAACACTTGATGCTATCATGGATGGTCTAAAAGATAGATTCTTTTCAATATTGGTGGATAAAGCACGTGATGTGTCGGTGAAAGAGCAAATGGCTATGGTGTTGCGTTATGTGGATGACAACGGGCATGTAATTGAAAGATTTGTGGGTATCCAACATGTTACCGACACTACTTCAAGTTCACTAAAGGATGCTATTGACACATTCTTTTCTCACAACGGTTTGAGCATTTCCAAGCTACGAGGACAAGGTTATGATGGTGCTAGCAATATGAGAGGTGAGTTGAAtggccttaaaacaaagatattgaGAGAATAACcttatgcatattatgttcatTGCTTTGCACATCAACTTCAACTAGCTCTTGTTGTCGTAGCAAATAAGAATATAAACATTGCCTCTTTTTTTGTAACGGCTAATAGTGTGGTTAATCATGTTGGAGCATCTTGTAAGCGGCGTGATTTACTTAAACAGCAACTTCAAGAAGAGCTTGTGATAGCTTTTGAAAATGATTGTCTTATAACGGGGCGAGgcttaaatcaagaaacaagtcTCAAACGTGTTGGTGACACACGATGGAACTCACACTATGGTACCTTGATTAACATCATTTCTATGTTTTCATCCGTGGTTCATGTGCTTCAAATGGTTATTGATGATAATCCCAATGAAAGTGCGGGTGAagcaaataagttaatgagagACATACGtacttttgagtttgtgtttCACCTTTTGTTGATGAAAGTCATATTGGAACTCACAAATGATTtgtcacaagcattgcaaaggaaagatcaagaaattgtgaatgtaaTGGCTTTAGTGAAATCATGCAGGGAAAAGCTACATTGGATGAGGAATAATGGGTTCGATGCATTGGTTGatgaagtattttctttttgtgaaaaacatcatATTGATGTTCCTAACATGGAAGAGGCATTTATACTTCCAGGGAGGTCAAGGCGTAATGCTCCAATAAAGACAAATCGTCATCATTATCGTGTGAAGCTCTTCATTTATGTCATTGATGAGCAAATTACGGAGTTAGAGGATCGCTTTAATGAGATAAATACTGAGTTGCTTATTTGTTTGGCATGTTTGAGTCCGAAAGattcatttgtagcttttgatAAACCAAAGTTACTTCGTCTTGCTCAATTTTATCCTCAAGATTTTTCAGATGAGGATCGTTTggcacttgaagatcaacttaagatttatattcattatgtgCGTTCCAGTAGTGATTTCTCTCAATTGGAAGGGATTGgtgatcttgcaaaaaaaatggtggagacaaGGATGCATTAAGTATTCAATTATGTATATTTGCTCATTACATTGTCTTTAGTTTTACCAGTTGCAACTGCTTCAGTGGAGAGAGCATTTTCTATCATGAATATTGTTAAGGGTCCACTTaggaacaaaatgggagatcaatggttgagtgatagcttgcttgtttatattgagagagatatttttgcttgtatTGAAAATAAAGTTATAATGCTTCGTTTTCAAAACTCGTCGTAGACAACTATAGATTGTAATATTGTTTCCgttatgaattatgaatgaaagtactatgatttcattttcaatatgtttttccatcctaaatttttatttggacTTTTACACTAAGACCCCTTGTGGTAAGATTTCTGACTCCGCCACTGGCcaagtcaacattttatattatttttttatagatataataagacaaaaatgaatagtaatataaaatattgaggtggcttaaccgtgaccatacaaacaGGAGAGCACGAAGAAGGCACTGGAAATGGAgtgcagacaatccttgtcccaatGAGACACCTTATTTCTATATGCTAGCAAACATGAGTGTCGAACTTCAAAGACAGATTGACAAAGTGAAAGCTGCCAAATGTATCATTGATCAACTTGGGAATTTGTTAGCATATATTAAGGATACAAGTCAGGAATACAGTTAGAAATATAGTTAGCAATATAGTTAGCAAATTTGTtagtatttgattaaagttaTTAAACTTTCTAGTATAAAAACAAAGTATGTAATCTTCATTTTTTAACTCAATATATAAGTCTCATATTTCTCTATCTAAATTTTCTCAAGTTTATCTTTCACAGTTACTCTTCcctcttcattttcttttggattttcaaatatttcaacgtcgttaacatggtatcatgaCCCTCCCCATTTTCTCTTGgattttcaaatatttcaatgtcgttaacatggtatcagatcTATCATGCTCATGCCATGGATTCTGGTGGTTCCCCTTCTTGTTAGTTTCATCTCTTTCTagtctttatttcatttttaattttcgttaGAATTCCGTTAATTTCTTCGCTGCTTCTGCAATGTTTCAATTCGTTATGTAACTTCTGGGTTAATTTTATTCTAGAATTTTCTGTTCTTGAATTGTTGGTTCCTGAATTTGGGGTCCTTTCATATTTTCATCAAGTCCTTCACCTCCtgataaaaggaaagaaaatgggTTTTCCAAGAAGCTAGCGACAATGGATCCTGGTGGACGGGAGTCTGCTACTGGCCTCGATCAGGCTTATCGTCGTTATCGACGTCATCTTGGAAGGGCTCGGGAGACGGGTAGTGACCATATCAAGACAAGCAGCCAGTCTTTCAATTGATGCCTTCAACTACCCTACTGCTGAAACAGAGGCTTGTCCGCACTGCTGCTTGTCCTGTTCCCAACCATCGAACATCACCACTCCAGTTTTCACTCAACAAGGTCAAGATCACATAGTCTGTGATTTCAGAGATGAAGTGATTTCAGCAAGGTGATATATTTGGAGTTTGGGGTATATGATTTCGTTCTTAATTCTTGGTTCAATTTCACGTTCTTGCTTTCATTTTCTTGATCGAACTATCAATAGTTGATGAAATTTTAAGACACAAAGCCTATTATTTGGATCCACGATTGAGTTATTGTGCAAGTAGATATCTGCGGTATTTTCGCACATCATGTGTTCGACGATTTGCTTCAACCATGTCTTGTTGTCTGTACATCATTTGCTTCTTCATCATTATTCTTCAGCCaaagtttcttcttcttcaattggTCAGCTTTTCTGTTATATCTTGAATCTTGGTAAAATTGGATATGAATTTTTGATCTGAAGCATATCAAAGTTTTCGATTGTTTGTCAATTTTAAGGGCATGAAGTCTTTTATTGAGCAATTAAGTTTTGTGGGCACCAAAGGTTTGGTAACATTTGTTTCTTCGATTCTGTTGTTCATTGCAATTCCTTATTTTTCTCTGGGATTGTGAGGGATTTTGGTCTTTTTGAGGTGCAATACTTAACTGCAATTGATACGTGCTTTCCTAGCAATGATTCTTGAAACTTTTGGTGTTTATGAAGAAAGGAAAATTGACTGGAGATATGGGTATCCTTACTTGGCAGAAGTGGAAATGGATGTGATGTGGATATTATGGAGGAAGTAGAATCAGTTGTAGTTGAATTCGGATCAATGAGTCAGGTTTGAACAAGAAAGACAAGTTGTATGAGCATTCGAAATGTTTGCTGATtcccaaaagaaaaggaaagctcAAGCAACAAGTTTTTTGGTGATTGAGACAATGACAGGGGAATCTTGTTCAAGTGATTACTTGGCATTTGTGATCCCGTGGACTCATCTTTCCTTCTGAGATATCCTATTTCACCAACCACAAgcaagggaatttcacctaattgaCTGGTGGTCCATTGCCTCCAATTCAATTTTGTAGTTTATTGGCAGTTGTATGCTAAGGTTGGTCTTTTGGGGAGGATATCCACTTCCCATCTGTAATTGGTCCACCTATTGACTTATTCAATAATGTTTCCTATGCGAAGCTATACCGCTACAGATTTCCATGCCTCACTGTAAGTGAGCCTGATTGCTGACAGAACACAAACAACCTATATTATCAAGTCTAACAAGCTTAGTTGCAGCATATATCTACTGTAAGTCTGGTTTTATGTTTCTTAAAAAGATCAAGtttgttgaagttgttttctagtaaatcccacgaagggtaattccGTGTTGTGAATAGGTAAAGCCACAGTGAGTGGGTAAAATCCCATGATACTGTAGTTAAGGCCGATGCCACACtatagtttgttaattttctgtttttgtaaATATGAAAGGCCGAAGCCAAAGTTGAATGAGATTGTTGACGGTAAATCCCACAAAGGGTAATCCCGTAAGATGTTATACTGGCATGAGAGTGTGCTACGACATTTTATAGAAGGTTATTCAATGTGAAGCTTTCTATTAGAGGCAGACGAATACAGGGTGTCATGATTTCTGGATATGTGCATCATAATTGTTTCAAGTCTTGAATAATTGGTTCATGTATTCTGTTTTAAAGTTTTTGCTTTGCAGTAAGGCAATGGGACAAATTTGGACCGTTTCCACGGACAGAGGCTTTTGGTCAGTAACTACAGAGGTGGAAACATCAGTTTGAGGGGCAGCAGTTTGGATATTTACGGATTCGATTTGTTTAGAATACCAGAACATGGATTTGATAGGGGTTTTGGCAACTccaaaacctaaattttatatCTCAGCTCAAGGATGTAAATTTGGCAACTCCAAAACCTAATCGAGTTTGCAAGGCATGTACTATCTGGTATGTTGGATGGGCATAAACTGTACACTCAAATGTTTTGAGCTTCAAGATCAACAAGAGACAAAAGTAGTGATTGCAAATGTTCTTCCAATCTCAAATTGGGTTtccccagttgagattgagggagAGTATTAAGGGTACAAGTCAGCAATACAGTTAGCAAGtttgttagtatttggttaGAGTTGTTAGGCTTTCTAGTAAAAACAGAGTGTgtaatctttattcttttaagTTAATATGCAAGTCTCATATTTCTCTATCTAAATTCTCTCTAGTTCATCTTTCTCAGTTACTCTTccctctccattttctcttcgaTTCTCAAATGTTGCAATGCAGTTAACAGGATAAGATAGCTGCACGGTCCGCTTTGATGCTGCTAGGAAGTTCATATGAGCTTGTTGTGTTGAAGGTGGTGATATACAAGCTCATGGCATCAAGATGTTCAATTTGATCGATGACATAAAGAGGCTTTAGGTTGATCTTTCATTCTGATCTTCAACATGACATCAAACTGCAATCTCTTCAAACAGTTCGCTTTAAACTACCATATGAATCACATCTCGTTTGCGACACAAGAATTGGTCCACAAGATATCCACTGCTTTCATAGACATCAAGAGAGATTAAGGAAGCAAAGAGTTGCTCGCCATGGCAGAATCGTTTTATTCAAAGCCCAAAAAGAAAGCTAAAGCCAGTACTCAGAAACTGAAAACCAAGGGCACAATTGCTAAGGATAAGGAGGTAAATGGTCCATGTTACCACTGTGGAAGGATGTGACATTGGAAGAAAAACTGCAAAGCATATCTGGCCACCCTAAGTGATAAACCTTCTGAAGGTACAGAATTCATGATTAATTCCTTAAATGATTTGATTGTTACTAATGTAagagcaaagaagaagaagaagcaattaGCCGAGCAATTATAGTTGGAATTTAGTTCGAGGTTATTCATCACataaagaatttaaaaaataatatttaaacttCCTGATACATAGATTTGAGTTAAGTATGGTACTAAACGTTGGAATTTATAGATTCTGGGTCTCTACCCAAATTCCAAAATTAGATATGACAACAATCCTGCAAGTAAGGTCAGTTAGGATTGAAACTTAAATGATTACATATTGTCATACCATGTTTATTCATTAttcaaaattgttttgaaagggATAAACAAGATTTATTCAATTAGATTGAATTGATGATTTAATTATTGACAAATTAATGTTGTATTAATTAATAATGTGATCTAGTAAAAGTGTTTGAGAAGCTTGGGTGATGCAAATTGTTTGTGTCATACCATTAAATTCATGGACTGGATTCAGAATGTTTGTCATAGTGAGAGTGCAACTTGTAAGTACTTTAAAAGTGTCAAGTAAAGTTATAAGCAGACTCCAGAattcaaaaattgaatttgaaattcTAATCCAATCAAGAGTGTCGAATTTCCCTTAACTGTGGACTTGATAGGGCAATAACTCCAGCCATAAGAACTTATATATTTCATGGAGTAATTCATGTCAACTTCTAATTCATATCCAAGTGAGTATAAGCATTCTCAGAGGCGATAATCGAAATAAGCATAGTGGACACCATTACTCAATGAGTGATTGATGATATAACTGGGACGAAATATGTAATAGTAAGGATTGTCATGCGTGTTAATTACCTTTCCTGCAAGTGGGAAGTATGCCTAAAAGCAATTGGTGTGGCAATACATAATTGATTATTCGAGGTAACCCAATGTCGAGTCATTGGAGCCAAAGGGCAAGTGAGAACATCCTAACCTACTAGCGGATTAGGAAGGTTCTTTATTGATTAGAATGAGTCTAAGGAATAACTTAAGTGGTAGGGATGAGATTGCAAAGATGTTCCAATCTTAAGATACATACCATATAGATCTGCAGTCTTAAATTATATTCCTAGCCATAAGATGATCGAAAAGACTATCAAACATCCGCAAATGCCGATTTATATTGTATCCATTAGTAAGTCTCAGACTATGCATGCAGTGACATGGAATAGGCATAAAAGTGCTCGTCTATGAGATCGAGTTCACTGGACATTGACCAACCATAAATGTCTATGAATAGAAGACTACCTACTTGTCAAATATACCACACTTCTACGTTATATGGATACTGCTACTACTTAGACCATAGACATCACTAGTTATGTCGTGTTAATAAATGTGATATTTAGTCTCATCTAGAAGCTCTCAAACAATAATGGAGCCCTATAGAGTGAGGTTTCAAACATGTATATTAACATGGAGATACATGAATGCACAAATAGGAATTTGTCACATTCTAGGTATCATGAAGGTTTATATATATTCTAGTAGCCCATTGACGATCTATCTCCAGAAGTAGTTTTTGGCCAAAGCAACATACATGAGATGCATCATGGTGACCATATTCATGCTTAGAGTTTTGATAAATATTTCATGCTCTAAAATATATGATCGGAATATAGTAGACTTCAAACaattctaactaatctaggcaACCAAAA of Malus sylvestris chromosome 6, drMalSylv7.2, whole genome shotgun sequence contains these proteins:
- the LOC126625530 gene encoding uncharacterized protein LOC126625530 gives rise to the protein MNDHDHKILKIPSKRILGLIGPNFQDWLCNLRYVLTIEKLVFHMDEDLRIEKLSDNSTQHEKHERKTLLEANEMDKDCFAFRGHDESATSSNRGNYLELLQFLAYNDDKVREVVMENAPGNLKLLDPSIKKEIVNSCALKTLDAIMDGLKDRFFSILVDKARDVSVKEQMAMVLRYVDDNGHVIERFVGIQHVTDTTSSSLKDAIDTFFSHNGLSISKLRGQGYDGASNMRANKNINIASFFVTANSVVNHVGASCKRRDLLKQQLQEELVIAFENDCLITGRGLNQETSLKRVGDTRWNSHYGTLINIISMFSSVVHVLQMVIDDNPNESAGEANKLMRDIRTFEFVFHLLLMKVILELTNDLSQALQRKDQEIVNVMALVKSCREKLHWMRNNGFDALVDEVFSFCEKHHIDVPNMEEAFILPGRSRRNAPIKTNRHHYRVKLFIYVIDEQITELEDRFNEINTELLICLACLSPKDSFVAFDKPKLLRLAQFYPQDFSDEDRLALEDQLKIYIHYVRSSSDFSQLEGIGDLAKKMVETRMH